In the genome of Gemmatimonadota bacterium, one region contains:
- a CDS encoding response regulator transcription factor, producing MTIRVIVAEDQGMVLGALSALLEIEPDIHVVARARDGREAVSLVVEHAPDVLLTDIEMPHLTGLEVAAELKRLKSSTRVVILTTFARAGYLRRALEAGASGYLLKDSPPEMLASAVRRVHAGLRAVDPDLAAEAWSAPDPLTDRERQALRFAGEGKTSAEIASMLCLSEGTVRNYLSEAMSKLGASTRVEAARIAREKGWL from the coding sequence ATGACAATCCGTGTGATTGTCGCCGAGGATCAGGGGATGGTGCTCGGCGCGCTATCCGCGTTGCTCGAGATCGAGCCTGATATTCATGTCGTCGCGCGTGCTCGCGACGGACGTGAGGCCGTATCACTCGTGGTCGAACATGCACCAGACGTGCTCCTGACCGATATCGAGATGCCGCATCTCACCGGTCTCGAAGTAGCGGCCGAGCTCAAGCGACTCAAATCGTCGACGCGGGTCGTGATTCTTACTACGTTCGCACGCGCTGGTTATCTGCGTCGCGCGCTGGAAGCTGGCGCCAGCGGATATCTGTTGAAGGACAGCCCGCCGGAGATGCTGGCGAGCGCTGTGCGCCGTGTCCACGCTGGACTTCGCGCGGTGGATCCCGATCTTGCCGCCGAGGCGTGGAGCGCACCTGATCCGCTCACTGATCGGGAGAGACAGGCGTTACGGTTTGCCGGCGAAGGAAAGACCAGCGCCGAGATAGCATCGATGCTCTGCCTGTCGGAGGGAACCGTGCGCAATTATCTGTCGGAGGCGATGTCGAAACTGGGCGCATCGACGAGGGTGGAAGCAGCTCGGATAGCGAGAGAGAAGGGCTGGCTGTAG
- a CDS encoding RHS repeat-associated core domain-containing protein, with the protein MWHGATQHAMWMVALFLATALSLVPAFASAQVITGGGTINQNPNGSYSASFTVTGTSGHIYDFSSSCTGYVTSCGVPSPEGLSARTGHLSATATVTYTTASAGSGTLTFQTFDESTLGTVSATLNVSPVNTATPSVTADDNTWYTSENASTNYPHFHITNNGNTAASYTLSYSCSGNVSSCSVSSPSPTIAAGSSADIAVYYHTGPFTSGNATVGLSATSPYSETASKSITVVPLSEAVSVSPKGGTTSVSIPGAQGSVPFTVIDMGNSSPVTYHVTFSCSGVVTTCPSPYDLAVASGSPETRYPQFWVSPDLAGGTGTFAMTASIFDGFNTYSDYGSYTVTVPDTRTYTVAVTPTAFDDYTAENVSTNYIFTVTNNGNTAATYSLGASCTGGETSCAVAPTVYLAAGSSSPVAVSFNTSAAGSTGYVSLVATGLSNSSTGQVHVIPLSQAVSVSAGVASAAMTQGNSQALGFTISAIGNTTSPITYTLGTVCTGVVTCPATPTPSSVNITPGSPGSSNGLVTASSNPAGGAGAVTLTASYTNAWGQLYQSSATTTITVPDVRNDSVIVTPKNDSIVSAPANASTSYGFKVRNAGNNSATYSLSITSCTGTASGTGGCSFGTGGNTITVNAGSTGTASVYFSTGPVNQTITIGLHATATTPAGHVYSDDGLVEIIPAIKGAPIIDLSKANFGEAITRDRCLTISLGKGAAYNCGDLRLVHVLPTIQTYTEPRTPALIYDSQHAAPHPIISADVILPSDSLLPPTVSESLKVAGVTRATATWAGSAWSATGTARRVALSFDASSLATGVYPYTVTVTSNFTSGPLSTSASGNLIVVNRSASSGWWVAGVEQLFFPSDTSTRLWVGGDGSARLYHWVSANVWKAASVDRPDSLTLSGSTYTRWDEHRLQVQFDASGRHVATVTRQGHVTSFGYSGTVLTSITVPGASSAYTFFRTGTAIDSVKSLDRKVTLTRGASSLTFTDPDGSTVRYDYAGSTPVINKRTDQLGNVTTYQLDSISSTLSGVSVAMQSPSSAIVTTFRAAEGAALSGPIDSDSVYTLVNGPRADTTVTRVWVDRFGEPARIVNALGGSTLLERTDSRFPALVTQTTDPTGFITTATYDSHGNDSTVTRHNPLGDGSNPTTSYSWDQTFDFISGITQPTGEKMTMIYDPATGNRTSQYPGTSSSRAVQFFYDPVTKNLSASQLPGTTARDSIAYDSLGNVAFTKTPLGHETTYARDATGRIVGTTGPLDNAGNYHIYTQIQLDRMGRDTMVASWSDSGANSPGYIIRKSYDAEGNLLSVVSKNDPNQAIGTIRTTMTYDALARETAEYTIGAAGDTVTAKHFTYDAAGNRTNGGSDGGAGVSVTFDALNRQIMRKSIDDSAAYSYDAAGRLLTANNRYAQVSRGYYPGGALRVDTLRVAVTDTTVGIPARFAQHVYRDSVTYDASERRATLIYPDNSAATYAYDPVFGNIATIIGPVGKAYSMQYDLSGRLAEQVRLSGTADSVYESFGYDDDSRLVRDTVKGAGLYSSTLRTGSVQYDARDKVLNAPNSIAPEAFTYSPLGAVIAGNTMSGATEEFTVDALGNAYTHELNGVTSSYAYHAGTTRLDMMLTPNGIYTDTTRYAYDIDGNRLDETTSHYLSDPTPGFTNNCAPAGDALCINTARSYSYNDENLLEQTYVMIDSTVTHPGYYPYTTDEHFRYDALGRRVWARMNHSANCSKQKPWGGCFNTLLRSVWDGNQLIYEIQTSADSTASLENDSPSGSGSYGIVSYVHGAELDAPLAIYKGGSLAVLPYVNYRGETDMVVCPNVCSGVPMPGLTDGLNHLDGGTTSGPTGFYGTLQSEGKTGSGLVYARNRYVDPETGKFTQADPIGLAGGVNAWGFVGGDPVSYSDPFGLCPPWPDCIAQGIANWGAQRGGTVGTIALNGGAALNAGFEAIGINDAARGGEAIGNGQYKAAAGFLALTFGGEAFKGAKLLKNVHGGSATVDEALRGAEKWLGEGYRELDEGVFRSADGTRQFRMTTRDLTDKNPHVHFESVGKNGKTIEQNAHVYLQQ; encoded by the coding sequence ATGTGGCACGGAGCCACGCAACATGCGATGTGGATGGTCGCATTGTTTCTCGCGACCGCGCTGAGCCTCGTACCAGCGTTCGCATCCGCCCAGGTGATCACTGGTGGAGGAACGATCAATCAGAATCCAAACGGAAGCTATTCGGCATCGTTCACCGTTACCGGTACCAGCGGGCACATCTACGATTTCAGCAGCAGTTGTACGGGATATGTCACCTCATGCGGTGTACCATCTCCCGAAGGGCTCAGCGCACGCACGGGGCATTTGAGTGCGACGGCCACTGTCACTTATACGACCGCTTCGGCCGGCAGTGGCACGCTTACTTTTCAGACCTTCGACGAATCCACTCTCGGCACGGTTTCGGCGACGCTGAACGTGTCACCGGTGAACACAGCCACGCCGTCTGTGACTGCAGATGACAACACCTGGTACACATCCGAAAATGCGAGCACCAACTATCCTCATTTTCATATCACCAACAACGGCAATACCGCGGCGAGTTACACGTTGTCGTATTCGTGTTCCGGCAATGTGTCGAGCTGTTCCGTAAGCTCGCCTAGTCCAACGATAGCGGCCGGAAGCTCCGCCGATATAGCGGTTTACTACCACACGGGGCCGTTCACGAGCGGGAACGCGACCGTCGGGTTGTCCGCAACGTCACCGTACTCGGAGACGGCGTCCAAGTCGATTACGGTGGTGCCGCTCTCGGAAGCCGTATCGGTGAGTCCGAAGGGTGGTACGACATCGGTATCGATACCAGGGGCGCAGGGAAGCGTGCCGTTCACTGTTATCGATATGGGCAACTCGAGCCCGGTGACGTACCACGTCACGTTCTCGTGCAGCGGAGTAGTGACGACGTGTCCGTCGCCATACGATCTGGCGGTAGCGAGTGGTTCGCCTGAGACTCGGTACCCGCAGTTCTGGGTGAGCCCCGACCTGGCTGGTGGAACGGGAACGTTCGCGATGACGGCGTCGATCTTCGACGGGTTCAATACTTATAGTGATTACGGATCGTATACAGTTACGGTACCGGATACGAGAACCTACACCGTTGCTGTTACGCCTACAGCGTTCGACGACTACACGGCAGAGAATGTATCGACCAACTACATCTTCACTGTAACGAACAACGGGAATACAGCAGCGACATATAGCCTTGGCGCTTCGTGCACCGGTGGGGAAACAAGTTGCGCAGTGGCGCCGACCGTGTACCTCGCCGCCGGATCGTCATCGCCTGTGGCTGTAAGTTTCAACACGAGTGCTGCAGGAAGTACAGGGTATGTCTCTCTCGTTGCGACAGGGTTGTCAAACAGCTCGACCGGCCAGGTTCACGTGATCCCACTGTCTCAAGCCGTGAGCGTTTCGGCGGGGGTGGCGAGCGCCGCGATGACACAAGGCAATTCGCAGGCACTGGGCTTCACGATCAGCGCGATTGGCAACACAACCAGTCCGATCACCTATACGCTCGGTACCGTTTGTACGGGTGTTGTGACCTGTCCTGCGACACCAACGCCATCGAGCGTCAATATCACGCCAGGCAGTCCCGGAAGCAGCAACGGTCTCGTTACCGCTTCGAGCAATCCTGCTGGCGGCGCGGGCGCGGTGACACTGACCGCGAGCTACACAAATGCATGGGGTCAGCTGTACCAGTCGAGTGCGACGACGACGATAACAGTTCCGGATGTGCGGAATGACTCGGTGATCGTTACGCCCAAGAACGACTCGATCGTGTCCGCTCCGGCCAATGCCAGTACGAGCTATGGCTTCAAGGTCCGTAACGCGGGAAACAATTCGGCGACGTACAGTCTTTCCATCACCTCGTGTACGGGGACGGCAAGCGGTACGGGTGGATGCTCGTTCGGGACGGGCGGTAATACCATAACAGTCAATGCCGGCAGCACGGGGACCGCATCGGTGTACTTCAGCACCGGCCCCGTGAATCAGACAATCACGATCGGGTTGCACGCAACGGCTACGACGCCGGCCGGTCACGTATACTCCGACGATGGTCTGGTCGAGATCATTCCTGCCATCAAAGGTGCGCCGATCATCGACCTGAGCAAGGCGAACTTCGGAGAAGCGATAACACGTGACCGATGCCTGACGATATCACTCGGCAAGGGTGCTGCATACAACTGCGGCGATCTGAGGCTCGTACACGTGCTTCCGACCATCCAGACCTACACCGAGCCGCGGACGCCAGCGCTGATATACGACAGCCAGCACGCAGCGCCGCATCCGATTATTTCGGCGGATGTGATACTTCCGTCGGACTCACTGCTTCCGCCGACGGTGAGTGAATCGCTCAAGGTAGCTGGAGTAACGCGCGCCACGGCTACGTGGGCTGGATCAGCATGGAGTGCGACCGGCACGGCGAGGCGTGTTGCGCTGTCGTTCGACGCATCGAGCCTTGCTACAGGAGTGTATCCATACACCGTCACTGTGACGAGCAACTTCACGTCTGGACCACTCAGCACCAGCGCGTCCGGAAATCTCATCGTGGTGAACAGGAGCGCGAGCTCTGGATGGTGGGTTGCAGGCGTGGAGCAGCTGTTCTTCCCGTCCGATACATCGACGCGTCTCTGGGTTGGCGGCGACGGCAGCGCGCGACTGTATCACTGGGTGAGCGCCAACGTATGGAAGGCGGCCAGCGTCGACCGGCCGGACAGTCTCACGCTCTCGGGAAGCACCTATACGCGCTGGGATGAGCATCGGTTGCAGGTACAGTTCGATGCATCGGGAAGACACGTTGCAACGGTGACGCGCCAGGGGCACGTCACTTCCTTCGGCTATAGCGGAACAGTGCTGACGTCGATCACAGTACCTGGTGCATCGTCGGCGTACACGTTCTTCCGTACCGGTACCGCAATCGACTCCGTGAAGAGCCTCGATCGCAAAGTTACGCTCACGCGCGGAGCTTCGAGTCTGACGTTCACCGACCCCGACGGTAGCACTGTGCGGTACGACTATGCGGGCTCGACGCCGGTCATCAACAAGCGAACGGATCAGCTTGGCAACGTTACTACATATCAGCTCGACTCGATCTCCAGCACGCTTTCCGGCGTGAGCGTCGCGATGCAGAGCCCGTCGTCGGCGATAGTCACAACTTTCCGTGCTGCCGAGGGTGCCGCGCTCTCGGGTCCGATCGACAGCGACAGCGTGTATACCCTCGTGAATGGTCCTCGCGCCGACACTACGGTTACCAGGGTGTGGGTCGATCGCTTCGGCGAGCCTGCCAGGATCGTGAACGCGCTTGGTGGGTCCACGTTGCTCGAGCGGACTGACTCGCGGTTCCCCGCGCTGGTGACGCAAACAACCGACCCAACGGGATTCATTACTACCGCTACGTACGACAGCCACGGCAACGATTCGACTGTCACGAGACACAATCCTCTCGGCGACGGCTCCAATCCGACCACTTCGTACAGCTGGGACCAGACATTCGATTTCATCAGCGGTATCACTCAGCCAACGGGTGAGAAGATGACGATGATCTACGACCCGGCGACAGGAAACAGGACATCGCAGTACCCGGGCACGAGCTCGAGTCGTGCGGTGCAGTTCTTCTACGATCCGGTAACGAAGAATCTTTCTGCGTCTCAGCTGCCTGGCACGACTGCTCGTGACTCGATTGCGTATGACTCGCTTGGAAACGTCGCGTTCACGAAAACGCCACTCGGTCACGAAACCACGTACGCTCGTGACGCAACGGGACGAATCGTCGGGACCACGGGACCGCTCGACAACGCCGGTAATTACCACATATATACACAAATTCAGCTCGACAGGATGGGCCGTGACACGATGGTCGCGAGCTGGAGCGACTCGGGCGCCAACTCACCGGGTTATATAATCCGCAAGAGTTACGACGCCGAGGGGAATCTGCTATCCGTCGTGAGCAAAAACGATCCGAATCAGGCCATCGGGACGATCAGAACGACGATGACGTACGACGCACTTGCTCGCGAAACGGCAGAATATACGATCGGCGCTGCCGGTGATACGGTGACAGCAAAACATTTCACATACGACGCCGCGGGGAACAGGACCAATGGCGGATCTGATGGCGGAGCCGGCGTATCAGTTACGTTCGACGCACTGAACCGGCAGATCATGCGCAAAAGCATCGATGATTCGGCCGCCTATTCATACGATGCGGCGGGTCGGTTGCTGACGGCAAACAACCGCTACGCTCAAGTATCGCGCGGCTACTATCCTGGTGGTGCGCTGCGCGTGGATACTCTTCGGGTAGCTGTGACGGATACGACTGTGGGAATCCCCGCACGGTTTGCCCAGCACGTGTATCGCGATTCGGTAACGTACGACGCTTCCGAGAGAAGGGCTACGTTGATATATCCCGACAACAGCGCCGCGACGTATGCGTACGATCCGGTGTTTGGTAATATCGCAACGATCATTGGTCCCGTCGGGAAGGCATACTCGATGCAGTACGATCTGTCGGGTCGCCTGGCCGAGCAGGTAAGGTTGAGCGGGACTGCAGACAGTGTTTACGAATCGTTCGGATACGATGACGATTCGCGTCTGGTGCGCGACACCGTCAAGGGAGCCGGTCTGTACAGCTCGACGTTGCGTACAGGGTCAGTGCAATATGACGCACGCGACAAGGTGTTGAATGCTCCAAACAGCATTGCTCCGGAAGCGTTTACCTACTCGCCGCTTGGCGCTGTTATCGCCGGCAACACGATGAGTGGCGCGACCGAGGAGTTCACCGTCGATGCTCTAGGCAATGCATACACGCACGAGCTGAATGGCGTGACGTCGAGCTATGCCTATCATGCTGGCACAACGCGGCTCGACATGATGCTGACGCCGAACGGGATCTACACCGATACCACGCGGTACGCGTACGACATCGACGGCAACCGGCTCGATGAGACGACCTCGCACTATCTCTCAGATCCGACGCCCGGGTTCACCAACAACTGTGCTCCAGCGGGCGATGCTCTCTGCATCAACACGGCAAGGAGCTACTCGTACAACGACGAGAACCTTCTGGAGCAGACCTATGTGATGATCGATTCGACGGTCACTCATCCGGGCTACTATCCGTACACGACCGACGAGCACTTCCGGTACGACGCACTGGGCCGGAGAGTGTGGGCCCGGATGAATCACAGCGCGAACTGCAGCAAGCAGAAGCCGTGGGGTGGCTGCTTCAACACGCTGCTGCGCTCGGTGTGGGACGGTAATCAGTTGATCTACGAGATCCAGACCAGTGCCGACAGTACAGCATCACTGGAGAACGACAGTCCAAGCGGGAGCGGGAGCTACGGGATCGTGAGCTACGTGCATGGTGCGGAGCTGGATGCGCCGCTCGCGATCTACAAGGGTGGGAGCCTGGCCGTGCTACCGTATGTGAACTACCGGGGCGAGACGGATATGGTTGTTTGCCCGAACGTGTGTAGCGGTGTGCCGATGCCGGGTCTGACCGATGGATTGAACCATCTGGACGGCGGGACGACATCGGGCCCGACGGGGTTCTATGGTACGCTTCAGTCGGAGGGGAAGACTGGAAGCGGGCTGGTGTATGCGCGGAACCGGTACGTGGATCCCGAGACGGGCAAGTTCACGCAGGCGGATCCGATCGGGCTAGCGGGTGGGGTGAATGCCTGGGGGTTTGTGGGCGGGGATCCGGTGTCCTACAGTGATCCCTTCGGCCTGTGCCCACCATGGCCCGATTGCATCGCTCAAGGCATCGCCAATTGGGGCGCTCAGCGCGGTGGTACCGTCGGCACAATTGCCCTAAACGGCGGTGCAGCGCTGAACGCAGGATTCGAAGCGATCGGCATCAATGACGCCGCGCGAGGTGGCGAGGCTATTGGCAATGGTCAGTACAAAGCCGCCGCAGGCTTCCTCGCCCTTACCTTTGGTGGTGAGGCATTCAAAGGTGCAAAACTGCTCAAGAATGTCCACGGCGGTTCTGCTACGGTGGACGAGGCATTGCGAGGAGCGGAGAAGTGGCTTGGGGAGGGATACCGAGAGCTGGACGAGGGAGTATTCCGCTCAGCCGACGGCACCCGACAGTTCCGTATGACAACGCGGGACTTGACAGACAAGAACCCGCATGTGCATTTCGAATCGGTCGGAAAGAACGGCAAGACGATCGAGCAGAACGCGCACGTTTATCTGCAGCAATAG
- a CDS encoding MFS transporter, protein MRAPSVTLPADTHPSRWRMLVLLACAELLGMSLWFAASAVSAQYRTLWDLSASQSGWLTTIVQLGFVVGTAVLATLNVVDIVPAGRLFAAGALVGSASNAALLLAPGFRTALACRMLTGIALAAVYPPAMKMISTWFRARRGLAVGAIVGALTVGKATPYLVHAIPGAGIRPVVLTASVAALLAAALVTFGYRDGPYPFPPRPFSWRLVADIMREPCFRLATGGYLGHMWELYAAWTWLPLFISASIIAHQGHAGGATSIASAVSFAALAIGGAGCIWGGLVADRRGREWLVTVAMTMSGLCALLIGLTFGMTLWLVVPVALVWGFFVIADSAQFSVLVTESVPPHAVGTALTVQTSLGFLLTMVTIQGIPHMAQLVSWRWAFAMLAIGPAFGIWSIRKLARMVGD, encoded by the coding sequence GTGCGCGCCCCGTCCGTGACACTTCCAGCTGACACGCATCCATCGCGCTGGCGCATGCTCGTGCTGCTTGCGTGCGCTGAGCTGCTCGGCATGTCGCTCTGGTTCGCCGCGAGTGCGGTGTCGGCACAGTATCGCACGTTGTGGGACCTCAGCGCATCGCAGTCGGGGTGGCTGACTACGATCGTTCAGCTCGGCTTCGTAGTCGGCACCGCGGTGCTCGCGACGCTCAACGTGGTCGACATCGTACCAGCCGGCCGCCTGTTCGCCGCCGGCGCATTGGTTGGATCGGCGTCGAATGCTGCGCTGCTTCTCGCACCGGGATTTCGTACCGCGCTTGCGTGTCGCATGCTCACCGGTATCGCACTCGCCGCCGTCTATCCGCCAGCGATGAAGATGATCTCCACCTGGTTTCGCGCGCGCCGCGGACTCGCTGTCGGAGCGATAGTAGGCGCGCTGACAGTTGGAAAGGCGACGCCCTATCTCGTGCATGCAATTCCCGGCGCTGGAATCCGCCCTGTGGTTCTCACCGCGTCTGTTGCCGCACTCCTTGCAGCGGCGCTCGTGACATTCGGATATCGCGACGGACCGTATCCGTTTCCGCCGCGCCCGTTCTCATGGAGGCTCGTTGCCGACATCATGCGCGAGCCGTGTTTCCGGCTCGCGACAGGTGGATATCTGGGTCACATGTGGGAGCTGTACGCAGCGTGGACGTGGCTGCCCTTATTCATCTCGGCGAGCATCATCGCGCACCAGGGTCACGCAGGTGGTGCGACGTCCATTGCGTCCGCGGTATCGTTTGCCGCGCTCGCGATCGGTGGAGCGGGATGCATCTGGGGTGGTCTGGTCGCGGACCGACGCGGGCGCGAGTGGCTTGTAACGGTTGCGATGACGATGAGCGGCTTGTGTGCGCTGCTTATCGGACTCACCTTCGGCATGACGTTGTGGCTTGTCGTTCCAGTTGCGCTCGTGTGGGGCTTTTTCGTGATCGCGGACAGCGCGCAGTTCTCGGTACTCGTTACGGAAAGTGTCCCGCCTCACGCTGTGGGGACTGCGCTTACCGTGCAGACGTCACTTGGATTTCTGTTGACGATGGTGACGATTCAGGGAATTCCGCACATGGCGCAGTTAGTGAGTTGGCGCTGGGCGTTCGCCATGCTCGCTATTGGACCTGCGTTCGGAATATGGAGTATACGGAAACTGGCGCGGATGGTCGGCGATTAG
- a CDS encoding sensor histidine kinase — protein MSGAPSSRFRVLPRDPEIGWTPFAWLIYYPVLFMWPALSHASTGVWIATIAGGILFLPLYFRGFWCRGNREMYWIIASIGIIGLVLTPVNPGAPVLTVYAASFAGNLRPARRATQGILVVVATALIEAIVLHLPPWTWGWQVGISAVVGFSNSHFARVRETNRRLRRANEEIGHLAKLAERERIARDLHDLLGHTLSLITLKASLASRLADRDPARAAIEIRDVERISRDALSEVRAAVAGYRDSGLASEISSAESMLKAGGMEMRANIEPVQLSPAEEAVLSLVLREAVTNVVRHANATRCDIALIGVNAVRTFSIYDDGIGKQAPDGNGVTGMRERVTSVGGHISVESVNGTRILVTLASIAPAQPDAAPGARLAVPA, from the coding sequence CGTGCTGTTCATGTGGCCCGCGCTCTCGCACGCCAGCACTGGAGTCTGGATCGCCACGATTGCTGGCGGCATTCTATTCCTGCCGCTGTATTTCCGCGGGTTCTGGTGCCGAGGCAACCGTGAGATGTACTGGATAATCGCGAGCATCGGTATCATCGGTCTCGTACTTACCCCGGTCAATCCTGGCGCACCGGTGCTCACGGTCTACGCGGCGTCTTTCGCCGGCAACCTGCGGCCGGCGCGACGTGCGACGCAGGGCATTCTGGTCGTGGTCGCGACAGCGCTGATCGAAGCGATAGTTCTGCATCTTCCGCCCTGGACATGGGGCTGGCAGGTGGGGATCAGCGCTGTCGTTGGCTTCAGCAACAGTCACTTCGCAAGAGTCCGCGAGACCAATAGGCGACTCCGTCGCGCGAACGAGGAGATCGGACATCTTGCCAAACTCGCCGAACGAGAGCGGATCGCCCGCGACCTGCACGATCTGCTTGGCCACACGCTATCTCTCATAACGCTCAAGGCATCGCTCGCGTCGCGCCTCGCCGATCGCGATCCGGCGCGCGCTGCGATCGAGATTCGAGACGTCGAGCGCATTTCGCGGGATGCGCTTTCGGAAGTGAGGGCAGCGGTCGCCGGCTATCGCGATTCCGGGTTGGCCAGCGAGATTTCAAGTGCAGAATCGATGCTTAAGGCCGGCGGTATGGAGATGCGCGCGAACATCGAGCCCGTACAGCTCTCTCCTGCGGAAGAAGCTGTTCTTTCGCTCGTTCTCCGGGAGGCAGTGACCAACGTCGTCCGCCATGCAAATGCAACGCGTTGCGACATCGCGCTCATCGGTGTGAATGCTGTGCGAACGTTCTCCATTTATGACGACGGGATTGGCAAGCAGGCGCCGGATGGCAACGGAGTGACCGGAATGCGCGAGCGTGTAACATCGGTCGGCGGCCACATCTCCGTCGAGTCGGTTAATGGAACGCGGATTCTCGTGACGCTCGCATCGATCGCACCCGCGCAACCCGACGCTGCGCCTGGCGCGCGACTCGCCGTGCCGGCATGA
- a CDS encoding prenyltransferase — MTDTAPPVGKQPQRGPFAWVHAFTGFYPAMAEEFSHLDPVTRFLYASRSVILVISAQAALIAGLLAVIAGGFEPIPFVLVLVGYVVLHAISNLSNDYFGYRRGHDTADSPRRRYTLHPIASGAVTPRLLITGLVILSAIAAAIAVYFVTLRGRNALGLVIAGALLLYAYDAAPKALKELGLGEAAAFVVWGPLMIGGGYYVITGQWSAAAFLASVPYGLGVASILIGKHIDQRGFDSSQEQRTLPVLLGERRARLLNQSVLVGMYVVIVIAVIMHALTPFALLVVFAAPRAMRALRVMSRPAPAEAPAGYVGWPLWYHRMCLVHNRAFGWLYIAGLGAGALFATFLAR, encoded by the coding sequence ATGACTGATACAGCTCCGCCAGTCGGCAAACAACCACAGCGCGGACCATTTGCATGGGTGCACGCGTTCACGGGTTTCTATCCGGCGATGGCCGAAGAATTCTCCCACCTGGATCCGGTAACGCGGTTCCTCTACGCGTCGCGCAGCGTCATCCTGGTGATCTCCGCACAGGCTGCTTTGATCGCCGGACTGCTTGCCGTGATCGCCGGCGGCTTCGAGCCCATTCCGTTCGTGCTGGTGCTCGTTGGCTACGTGGTGCTCCACGCGATCAGCAACCTGTCCAACGATTATTTTGGATATCGCAGAGGACACGACACGGCTGACTCGCCGCGCCGACGCTACACCCTGCATCCGATCGCAAGCGGGGCAGTGACACCGCGGCTGCTGATCACCGGGCTCGTCATTCTCTCCGCCATAGCAGCGGCGATTGCGGTTTACTTCGTCACGTTGCGCGGACGGAATGCACTTGGACTGGTAATCGCAGGCGCACTGCTGCTCTATGCATACGACGCCGCCCCGAAAGCATTGAAGGAGCTCGGGCTCGGTGAGGCAGCTGCGTTCGTCGTATGGGGACCGCTGATGATCGGAGGCGGCTACTACGTGATCACCGGACAGTGGTCGGCGGCCGCGTTTCTCGCATCCGTACCATACGGGCTCGGCGTCGCGTCGATTCTCATTGGAAAGCACATCGATCAGCGCGGCTTCGACTCGTCGCAGGAGCAGCGGACGCTGCCGGTCCTGCTTGGCGAGCGTCGCGCGCGATTGTTGAATCAATCGGTGCTGGTTGGCATGTACGTTGTGATCGTAATCGCGGTCATCATGCACGCGCTGACGCCATTCGCCCTGCTGGTGGTGTTTGCGGCCCCGCGCGCGATGCGTGCGCTCCGCGTGATGTCGCGACCGGCACCGGCCGAAGCGCCGGCTGGCTACGTTGGTTGGCCGCTATGGTATCATCGGATGTGCCTGGTGCACAATCGCGCGTTCGGCTGGCTGTACATCGCAGGCCTCGGCGCAGGCGCGCTGTTCGCAACCTTTCTCGCGCGCTAA